One Frankia alni ACN14a DNA window includes the following coding sequences:
- a CDS encoding MarR family transcriptional regulator: MVDRNERRREVCEALDLSFIRVKALLALQAGPLTLGELAAALSIDRPYTTLTVHELERRGLAERTVHPDDRRSKLVELTASGRTAARLADDMLNRPPAALVALDAADLATLDRITAHLAGEDPAATA, encoded by the coding sequence GTGGTCGATCGCAACGAGCGCCGGCGGGAGGTCTGCGAGGCGCTGGACCTCAGCTTCATCCGGGTCAAGGCGCTCCTGGCGCTACAGGCCGGGCCGCTGACGCTGGGCGAACTCGCCGCCGCCCTGTCGATCGACCGCCCGTACACCACCCTGACCGTGCACGAGCTGGAACGGCGCGGCCTGGCCGAACGCACCGTGCACCCGGACGACCGGCGCTCGAAGCTCGTCGAGCTGACCGCCTCGGGCCGGACGGCGGCCCGACTCGCCGACGACATGCTCAACCGGCCGCCCGCGGCACTCGTCGCGCTCGACGCGGCCGACCTCGCCACGCTCGACCGGATCACCGCCCACCTCGCCGGCGAGGACCCCGCCGCGACGGCCTAG
- a CDS encoding BlaI/MecI/CopY family transcriptional regulator, which produces MSRSFPALPVSNPPLPAARPSMSRIGRATTISPATTIGPAITLGPAATTSPATTPGQALTAGQAMTAGPEITAGPAAAVDLATTGAVGPTAASTVPQPKRAAGDLERAVLTLLWSADEPLMPFQVQQRLGAGLAQSTIATTLLRLVNKGMVQRAPRGRGFAYRPLRRAADHAAGQMLDFLRRGENPDSVLRCFARRLSTDQRDVLLRALT; this is translated from the coding sequence ATGTCACGATCATTTCCGGCACTTCCCGTCTCGAATCCGCCGCTGCCGGCGGCCCGCCCCTCGATGAGCCGCATCGGTCGGGCAACGACGATCAGCCCGGCGACCACGATCGGCCCGGCGATCACCCTCGGTCCGGCAGCCACAACCAGCCCGGCAACGACACCAGGCCAGGCACTGACCGCAGGCCAGGCAATGACCGCAGGCCCGGAAATCACCGCAGGCCCGGCAGCCGCAGTCGACCTGGCGACGACAGGGGCGGTCGGCCCGACCGCCGCCTCCACCGTGCCCCAGCCCAAGAGGGCCGCCGGGGATCTGGAGCGGGCCGTCCTGACCCTGCTGTGGTCGGCCGACGAGCCGTTGATGCCCTTCCAGGTCCAGCAACGCCTCGGCGCCGGACTCGCGCAGAGCACGATCGCGACGACCCTGCTGAGGCTGGTGAACAAGGGGATGGTCCAGCGGGCGCCGCGCGGAAGGGGCTTCGCCTACCGTCCCCTGCGGCGGGCTGCGGACCACGCAGCGGGGCAGATGCTCGACTTCCTGCGACGCGGCGAGAATCCCGACAGCGTCCTGCGGTGCTTCGCCCGCCGCCTCTCCACCGATCAGCGCGATGTCCTTCTCCGCGCGCTGACCTGA